The following are encoded in a window of Candidatus Microthrix parvicella Bio17-1 genomic DNA:
- a CDS encoding S-layer homology domain-containing protein, giving the protein MNRVGEGGAAAPRRNVWVLLGLVAILGGLVAQPIIAGTAGATGPGDNPAKGEVSPVTDSQDGLRSDPIPPELVGNEAVPLPASKSALALDDIACVGNGTSGKRVQLVYAYRAGSSNRSAAYAASIRSWATRFDDFLAGEGAATGGQRRIRFVHDGACQPTVLTVQVPSTVKDFDTATEALAAAGLTNPNRKYLTYADWNVSGLCGTATYWGDEDPSANNFNNTEIGYALTYQSCWDWSSSRTALHELFHTFGAVQGGSPNGNGGHCDDGELGGADIMCYGDYALDACDAGGPRVMDCGRDDYFNVTPVSGSYLAQYWNPTNSAYLTVPTGCAPQDSFASSYPIGGNRGTVKGSNAGCGVETGEPTHAGSRASSVWWTYTAPSSGLVTIDTFGSAFDTVLAVYTGNTVGALTLVNSNDDTAPGSRSKVAFAATGGQRYRIAVDGRNANTGAIKLNWKHAASPANDNLADAWVVAGANGATGGSTNGATRETGEPMHRHRGFASVWWSWTAPSTGNLRLSTSGSNFDTVLSVYTGTDAGAAVARAQNDDDPTSYTSEVLVPVKAGVTYRWAVSGYAGSTGAVSLNWNLQPVQCSITNSNPFSDVPNSAWYRNSVLWLVQRAITSGTGPGKYSPNAPVTRGQMAMFLWNVSGQPAATYSHGFSDVSPDSYYNDAVSWLVENDITSGTSWDTFSPNNKVSRAQMATFLWKLVGAVYPGFIHDFYDVYEGAYYNQAVAWLVRAGITAGTGPGQFSPNQNVTRAQMAAFLKIRTCG; this is encoded by the coding sequence ATGAACAGAGTCGGTGAGGGTGGCGCTGCAGCGCCGCGACGCAACGTGTGGGTTTTGCTCGGTCTCGTGGCGATTCTCGGGGGCTTGGTGGCTCAGCCGATCATCGCCGGAACGGCTGGGGCCACCGGCCCAGGGGACAATCCGGCCAAGGGTGAGGTCTCACCTGTCACCGACTCCCAGGACGGTCTCCGCTCAGATCCCATCCCGCCCGAGTTGGTCGGCAACGAGGCTGTCCCGCTGCCGGCGTCAAAGTCGGCGCTTGCGCTGGACGACATTGCATGCGTCGGTAATGGCACGTCCGGTAAACGGGTGCAGCTGGTGTACGCCTATCGAGCCGGCTCCAGCAACCGTTCGGCAGCGTATGCGGCGTCCATCCGGAGCTGGGCAACCCGGTTCGACGACTTTCTGGCAGGTGAGGGCGCAGCAACCGGTGGACAGCGCCGCATCCGCTTCGTCCACGATGGCGCATGCCAACCAACCGTGCTGACCGTCCAGGTGCCTTCGACGGTCAAAGATTTCGATACAGCAACTGAGGCTCTGGCCGCAGCCGGATTGACCAACCCCAACCGCAAATACCTCACCTATGCGGATTGGAACGTGTCAGGTCTCTGTGGCACCGCCACCTATTGGGGAGACGAGGATCCCAGTGCAAACAACTTCAACAACACCGAGATCGGTTACGCACTGACGTATCAGTCCTGCTGGGATTGGAGCAGCTCCCGAACAGCGCTCCACGAGTTGTTTCACACCTTTGGGGCGGTGCAGGGCGGGTCGCCAAACGGCAACGGCGGGCACTGTGATGACGGAGAGCTGGGCGGAGCCGACATCATGTGCTACGGCGATTACGCCCTCGACGCGTGCGACGCGGGTGGGCCTCGGGTCATGGATTGCGGCCGGGACGACTACTTCAACGTCACCCCGGTGAGCGGGTCGTACCTGGCTCAGTACTGGAACCCGACCAACAGCGCCTACCTGACGGTGCCGACCGGGTGCGCTCCTCAAGACTCGTTCGCATCGAGCTATCCGATCGGTGGCAACCGAGGGACGGTCAAGGGTTCCAATGCAGGTTGCGGCGTGGAGACCGGAGAGCCCACACATGCTGGTTCGCGGGCAAGTTCGGTGTGGTGGACCTACACCGCCCCTTCGAGTGGTCTGGTCACCATCGATACCTTTGGCTCGGCATTCGATACCGTCCTGGCGGTGTACACCGGCAATACCGTCGGTGCCCTGACGTTGGTCAACAGCAACGATGACACCGCCCCCGGCAGCCGGAGCAAGGTGGCCTTTGCGGCGACGGGAGGCCAGCGGTATCGCATTGCCGTGGACGGCAGAAACGCCAACACCGGCGCGATCAAGTTGAACTGGAAGCACGCGGCCTCGCCGGCCAACGACAACCTTGCTGACGCGTGGGTGGTGGCGGGGGCCAACGGTGCCACCGGCGGATCAACCAACGGCGCCACGCGCGAGACCGGCGAGCCGATGCACCGGCATCGCGGTTTCGCCTCCGTCTGGTGGTCGTGGACGGCTCCCAGCACCGGCAACCTTCGCCTGAGCACCAGCGGGTCGAACTTTGACACGGTGCTCAGCGTCTACACCGGGACCGACGCAGGTGCGGCGGTGGCGAGGGCCCAGAACGATGATGATCCGACCAGCTACACCAGTGAGGTGTTGGTGCCGGTGAAGGCAGGCGTCACGTATCGCTGGGCTGTCAGCGGCTACGCCGGGTCTACCGGTGCGGTCTCGCTGAACTGGAACCTCCAACCGGTGCAGTGCTCGATCACCAACAGCAACCCCTTCTCTGACGTCCCCAACTCTGCCTGGTACCGCAACTCTGTGCTGTGGCTGGTGCAACGAGCCATCACTTCGGGGACCGGGCCGGGTAAGTACTCGCCGAATGCGCCCGTGACCCGTGGCCAGATGGCGATGTTCCTCTGGAATGTCTCCGGGCAGCCGGCGGCAACTTATTCGCACGGGTTCAGCGATGTGTCGCCCGACAGCTACTACAACGACGCAGTCTCGTGGCTGGTCGAGAACGACATCACCTCAGGAACCAGTTGGGACACCTTCTCGCCCAACAACAAGGTGAGCAGAGCGCAGATGGCCACGTTCCTTTGGAAGTTGGTGGGCGCGGTGTATCCCGGCTTCATCCATGACTTCTACGATGTGTATGAGGGTGCCTACTACAACCAGGCGGTCGCCTGGTTGGTGCGGGCCGGCATCACCGCCGGCACGGGTCCCGGGCAGTTCTCTCCCAACCAGAACGTCACGCGGGCTCAAATGGCAGCGTTCCTCAAGATTCGGACCTGTGGGTAG
- a CDS encoding S-layer homology domain-containing protein, with translation MSDLMTKKLAISQWLSRLLALLMLGSLVSLGSAATAGASEPNAEAGTEGVTQPSAEAEAAGPVSCFSPKPHQFTDVAPDDYFDQAVSWLFESEITGGVTADRYGPSVNVSRGQMAMFLWKDAGSPPPSRPHSFGDVAPDAYYNTAVSWLAGEGITGGVAEGRYGPNVNVSRGQMAVFLHTASGSPAPLAPHSFTDVAADAYYNTAVSWLVGTGITAGVAPGKYAPNANVTRAQMAVFLHTNSCGTKPIAVDGGERHNCALKADGTIACWGHNSDGQMGIGTSNNQQWIPVTVRGISGATDIATGSFHTCAVKADTTVACWGNNRNGQLGDNTTTNRSLPVAVSGLSGVRNITAGSYHTCATKNDGTVACWGENNNGQLGDGSTTERRTPVAVGAGLSGVTAVSGGSVHNCAQKSNGTVACWGRNDRGQLGDGSNTTRTTPVTVANLSGVTAVDSGWLHTCAAKSDGTVDCWGYNGDGQLGLGNTTDRNTPATIPALAGVTTIGVGAYHGCAVKAGGTVACWGYNKDGQAGDGTTSVNRKSPVDVVGLTGAKSVAGGSYTNCAVKASGATLCWGLNWHGRLGDGTGTTRTTPVQVAYPNPIVR, from the coding sequence ATGAGCGATCTCATGACCAAAAAATTAGCAATCTCACAATGGCTTTCTCGGCTGTTGGCGCTGTTGATGCTTGGCTCGTTGGTGAGCCTGGGGTCCGCAGCGACCGCCGGCGCTTCCGAGCCGAACGCGGAGGCGGGCACCGAGGGAGTGACGCAGCCGTCGGCCGAGGCAGAGGCAGCCGGCCCGGTTTCGTGCTTCTCGCCAAAGCCCCACCAATTCACCGATGTTGCTCCGGACGACTACTTCGATCAGGCAGTCTCATGGCTGTTCGAAAGTGAGATCACCGGTGGGGTCACCGCCGACCGGTATGGCCCGAGCGTGAACGTCTCCCGCGGCCAGATGGCGATGTTCCTCTGGAAGGACGCCGGGTCGCCGCCGCCGAGCCGGCCCCACAGCTTCGGAGATGTCGCCCCCGATGCCTACTACAACACCGCGGTGTCGTGGTTGGCTGGCGAGGGCATCACCGGCGGCGTTGCTGAGGGCCGTTACGGCCCGAACGTGAACGTCTCACGCGGCCAGATGGCTGTGTTTCTGCACACCGCTTCAGGAAGCCCGGCTCCGTTGGCGCCCCACAGCTTCACCGATGTGGCTGCTGACGCCTACTACAACACGGCCGTATCGTGGCTGGTTGGAACCGGTATCACCGCCGGCGTCGCCCCGGGCAAGTACGCCCCGAATGCAAATGTGACCCGTGCCCAGATGGCGGTGTTCCTGCACACCAATTCATGTGGGACCAAGCCGATCGCGGTTGACGGCGGCGAGCGCCACAACTGCGCCTTGAAGGCTGACGGAACGATCGCATGCTGGGGACACAACAGCGATGGCCAGATGGGCATCGGCACCAGCAACAATCAGCAGTGGATCCCGGTGACCGTCCGTGGAATTAGCGGTGCGACCGACATCGCCACCGGCTCGTTCCACACCTGTGCGGTCAAAGCGGACACCACGGTCGCCTGCTGGGGCAACAACCGCAATGGCCAGTTGGGTGACAACACCACGACCAATCGCAGCCTCCCGGTTGCGGTTTCGGGCCTGAGTGGCGTCCGCAACATCACCGCCGGCTCGTACCACACCTGTGCCACCAAGAACGACGGCACGGTCGCCTGCTGGGGAGAGAACAACAACGGTCAGCTCGGTGACGGCTCCACCACAGAGCGGCGGACCCCCGTCGCCGTCGGTGCGGGGCTGAGCGGAGTGACCGCCGTTTCCGGCGGTTCCGTGCACAACTGCGCCCAGAAGAGCAACGGCACCGTTGCCTGTTGGGGTCGCAACGACCGAGGTCAGCTCGGTGACGGAAGCAACACCACCCGCACAACGCCGGTGACCGTTGCCAACCTCAGCGGCGTGACCGCTGTCGACAGCGGCTGGCTCCACACCTGTGCCGCGAAGAGCGACGGCACGGTTGACTGCTGGGGCTACAACGGTGATGGCCAGCTCGGACTGGGCAACACCACCGACCGCAACACCCCGGCGACCATTCCGGCTCTGGCCGGCGTGACCACCATCGGTGTGGGCGCCTACCACGGCTGTGCAGTGAAGGCCGGCGGCACGGTCGCATGCTGGGGCTACAACAAGGACGGTCAGGCCGGCGATGGAACCACCAGCGTCAACCGGAAGTCCCCCGTTGATGTCGTTGGGCTGACCGGCGCCAAGTCCGTCGCCGGTGGCTCGTACACCAACTGCGCGGTCAAGGCCTCCGGTGCCACCCTCTGTTGGGGACTCAACTGGCATGGCCGGCTGGGTGACGGAACCGGCACCACCCGGACCACGCCCGTCCAGGTGGCCTATCCCAACCCCATCGTGAGGTAG
- a CDS encoding S-layer homology domain-containing protein, whose product MTTSSENGLNAHPNSPQRRSRSRSIATRVLATLALLLGILTGLVPGTPAGATGPPPLTGISQLTAGSYHTCALLTNGTVTCWGNGVYGQLGNGAGTSSNIQVPVSGITNATAIAAGSLYTCAVLATGTVRCWGENPYGQLGTGTEVSSNTPVAVTGITNATTIAAGDRHTCSTLTSGEVKCWGHNTDGKLGNGSTTHSSIPVLVSGLTNATSVAAGGDHSCATLSTGAASCWGDNAYGQLGDTTSDSSSTPVSVSGIANAVSITAGNRHSCALLASGEARCWGDSFEGQLGAGTFLPSSTPLAVAGVSDAVSISAGYEHTCATLGTGGVRCWGYNDDGQVGDGTTTHRSQPVPVSNITNAVTVAAGRELSCAKLNSGQARCWGSNDEGRLGNGSPTISTTPVTVISGTCASAPDPGFSDVALDAYYYDSVAWLVQAGITGGTAPGKYSPNAKVTRAQMAVFLWTNAGQPTPTPPHSFSDVPTDSYYNDAVSWLVRTGVTSGTAPGKYSPNAKVTRAQMAVFLWQYNGRLGAAGYHGFSDVPPFSYYSAAVSWLVETGITGGTAPGKYSPNAKVTRAQMAVFLKNNTCRLTPVTGRPVPPST is encoded by the coding sequence ATGACGACCTCCAGCGAGAACGGCCTGAACGCACACCCCAACTCGCCACAACGCAGGTCCAGGTCAAGGTCGATCGCCACCAGGGTTCTCGCCACCCTGGCCCTCTTGCTCGGCATCCTGACCGGCCTCGTTCCCGGCACTCCGGCAGGAGCCACCGGCCCACCACCACTCACCGGCATCAGCCAACTCACCGCCGGCTCGTACCACACGTGTGCCCTACTCACCAACGGGACGGTCACGTGTTGGGGAAATGGCGTGTACGGCCAGCTTGGCAACGGTGCCGGCACTTCCTCAAACATTCAGGTGCCGGTAAGCGGTATTACCAATGCCACTGCGATCGCTGCAGGTTCTCTTTACACCTGCGCCGTGCTCGCCACCGGAACGGTCCGCTGCTGGGGGGAGAACCCGTACGGGCAACTCGGCACCGGGACGGAGGTCAGCTCCAACACTCCCGTCGCCGTAACCGGGATCACCAATGCCACCACGATCGCCGCCGGCGACCGGCACACCTGTAGCACCCTCACGTCGGGTGAGGTGAAGTGTTGGGGACACAACACAGACGGGAAACTCGGCAACGGATCGACGACCCACTCCAGCATCCCCGTGCTGGTCAGCGGCCTGACAAATGCGACCTCGGTCGCCGCCGGCGGTGACCATTCGTGCGCCACGCTCTCCACGGGTGCGGCAAGCTGCTGGGGGGACAACGCCTACGGCCAACTCGGCGACACGACCAGCGACAGCTCATCAACTCCCGTATCAGTGAGCGGCATCGCCAACGCGGTCAGTATCACCGCCGGTAACCGGCACTCATGCGCACTGCTTGCGTCGGGTGAGGCACGATGCTGGGGCGACAGCTTCGAGGGACAGCTCGGAGCGGGAACCTTCCTCCCCTCCTCGACTCCATTGGCCGTCGCAGGTGTTTCCGACGCCGTCTCAATATCAGCCGGTTACGAACATACTTGCGCCACCCTCGGTACCGGTGGGGTCCGCTGCTGGGGTTACAACGACGATGGCCAGGTTGGGGACGGCACCACCACCCACCGATCACAGCCGGTCCCCGTCAGCAACATCACCAATGCCGTCACCGTCGCGGCCGGGCGCGAACTCTCCTGCGCCAAGCTGAACTCCGGGCAGGCACGCTGCTGGGGAAGCAACGACGAGGGCCGGCTCGGCAATGGCAGCCCGACAATCTCAACCACACCGGTGACGGTGATCAGCGGGACCTGCGCCAGCGCTCCCGACCCCGGCTTCAGCGACGTTGCCCTCGACGCCTATTACTACGACTCGGTTGCCTGGCTCGTGCAAGCCGGCATCACCGGCGGTACCGCACCCGGCAAATACTCGCCCAACGCCAAAGTCACACGCGCACAAATGGCCGTCTTCCTCTGGACCAACGCCGGACAACCCACCCCCACCCCACCCCACAGCTTCAGCGACGTCCCAACAGACTCCTACTACAACGACGCCGTCTCCTGGCTGGTCCGCACCGGTGTCACCAGCGGCACCGCTCCCGGCAAATACTCGCCCAACGCGAAAGTCACACGCGCCCAAATGGCCGTCTTCCTCTGGCAGTACAACGGTCGACTCGGAGCCGCCGGCTACCACGGGTTCAGCGATGTACCTCCTTTCAGCTATTACAGCGCCGCGGTCAGCTGGCTGGTCGAAACCGGCATCACCGGCGGCACCGCTCCCGGTAAGTACTCGCCCAACGCGAAAGTCACACGCGCCCAGATGGCCGTCTTCCTCAAGAACAACACCTGCCGCCTCACGCCCGTCACCGGGCGACCGGTACCACCATCCACATAA
- a CDS encoding polysaccharide pyruvyl transferase family protein — MSPHILIAGWAGAGNLGDELIAAALANLLHERGAVAGMYSEDPPATSALHGVIAFPTRSIRAPRRWADGFILGPGGLLQDQTSAISCAVHLGRFAVVGAARPTAGIGLGVGPISRWPSRASLRLAARTQPRWITRDRASQELLATLGFRHTAVAPDLAHLALAKPNHQHSEHDVRRVVLAPRGTVVNRSDRAAELAAAITTSRIHERVDVALLAMTPEDEAVGADAISLIEQSSRDRIPSMVRPTPAEASSLLQPGDHVISGRFHVALMANHFGNGWSAIDSGHKMRSYAHDSGVSTYPETEAGLTKALESVPSHHRLRPQPPTEREYEPLYSALEQLISQARRASG, encoded by the coding sequence ATGAGTCCCCACATTCTGATCGCCGGTTGGGCAGGGGCCGGGAACCTGGGCGATGAACTCATCGCCGCGGCACTTGCCAACCTCCTGCACGAGCGCGGGGCCGTGGCCGGCATGTATTCCGAGGACCCTCCCGCCACCTCGGCACTCCACGGGGTGATCGCATTCCCGACGCGCAGCATTCGGGCGCCGAGGCGCTGGGCCGACGGGTTCATCCTCGGACCCGGCGGATTGTTGCAGGATCAGACCAGCGCCATCAGCTGCGCCGTCCACCTTGGCCGATTTGCCGTGGTTGGCGCAGCGCGACCAACGGCCGGAATCGGGCTGGGTGTCGGCCCGATCAGCCGCTGGCCCTCACGCGCCTCGCTTCGGTTGGCGGCCCGAACCCAACCTCGGTGGATCACACGCGACCGGGCCTCACAGGAGCTACTTGCGACGCTGGGGTTTCGGCACACCGCAGTCGCCCCCGACCTGGCACACCTGGCCCTCGCCAAACCCAACCACCAGCACAGCGAGCACGACGTTCGCCGGGTCGTGCTGGCCCCACGGGGGACCGTCGTCAACCGAAGTGACCGTGCCGCTGAACTCGCTGCTGCGATCACGACGAGTCGCATCCACGAACGAGTGGATGTGGCCCTGCTGGCGATGACGCCGGAGGATGAGGCAGTGGGCGCCGACGCGATCAGCCTGATCGAACAGAGCTCGCGCGATCGGATTCCCAGCATGGTGCGCCCAACGCCGGCCGAGGCCTCGTCGCTGCTTCAACCCGGTGACCACGTCATCTCAGGCCGATTTCATGTGGCGCTGATGGCCAACCACTTCGGCAACGGTTGGAGTGCCATCGACTCCGGTCACAAAATGCGGAGCTACGCGCACGACAGCGGTGTGTCCACCTACCCCGAGACCGAAGCAGGGCTCACCAAGGCACTGGAATCGGTGCCGTCGCACCACAGATTGCGCCCCCAACCTCCAACCGAACGTGAATACGAGCCTCTCTATTCAGCGCTCGAGCAGCTCATCAGTCAAGCGAGGCGGGCATCGGGTTGA
- the wecB gene encoding non-hydrolyzing UDP-N-acetylglucosamine 2-epimerase, translating into MSVRVAVVVGTRPEAIKLAPVVHVLREQRGADPVVFSTGQHLEMAQEALSMFGVVPDRQLRIGQPANGPTGLLAAGVAELGAEIGVGEFDWVLVQGDTTSALAGALAGMAHNVPVAHLEAGLRSGDVNHPFPEEHHRKAITAVARLHLAPTPEAQAHLLHEGVAAVDAPVVGNTVIDALWWMRKRLDGTELDHLGLPTNRTLVLLTCHRRESQGRPMRRALDAVAEVAAARADELCVVVPVHPNPVVSEAVRDRLSNIPGVALVEPLDYRTMVALLSAGRMVVTDSGGLQEEAPALGLPVLVLREKTERPEGVAAGGVELVGTDPDAIKRGIERILDSPADAAVGSECSSPYGDGLASARVADALMGRRPTQFRPQ; encoded by the coding sequence GTGTCCGTGCGCGTGGCAGTCGTGGTTGGTACCCGTCCAGAGGCGATCAAGCTCGCTCCAGTTGTGCACGTGCTGCGCGAACAGCGCGGTGCGGACCCGGTGGTGTTCTCCACCGGGCAGCACCTTGAGATGGCGCAGGAGGCGCTGTCCATGTTTGGCGTGGTTCCCGACCGGCAACTGAGGATCGGGCAGCCCGCGAACGGTCCGACCGGCCTCTTGGCGGCGGGCGTGGCAGAGCTGGGCGCAGAGATCGGTGTCGGCGAGTTCGATTGGGTGTTGGTGCAGGGCGATACCACCTCGGCTCTGGCGGGAGCCTTGGCCGGGATGGCCCACAACGTGCCGGTCGCTCACCTCGAGGCCGGGCTTCGTTCGGGCGACGTCAACCACCCGTTCCCCGAGGAGCACCACCGAAAAGCAATCACCGCAGTCGCTCGGCTGCACTTGGCCCCCACACCTGAGGCACAGGCGCACCTGCTCCATGAGGGTGTGGCCGCGGTCGATGCGCCGGTGGTGGGCAATACCGTGATTGACGCGCTTTGGTGGATGCGTAAACGTCTTGACGGCACCGAGTTGGACCACCTGGGGCTTCCGACGAACCGTACGCTCGTTCTGCTGACCTGTCACCGGCGCGAGTCCCAAGGCCGGCCGATGAGGCGGGCGCTGGATGCGGTGGCCGAGGTTGCGGCCGCTCGTGCTGACGAACTGTGCGTCGTGGTGCCGGTGCACCCAAACCCGGTGGTGTCCGAAGCGGTTCGAGATCGGCTCTCAAACATTCCTGGCGTGGCCTTGGTGGAACCTCTTGACTACCGCACGATGGTGGCGCTGCTGAGCGCCGGCCGGATGGTCGTGACCGATTCTGGGGGGCTTCAGGAGGAGGCACCGGCACTCGGTCTGCCGGTACTGGTTCTACGCGAGAAGACCGAACGACCGGAGGGGGTGGCAGCCGGGGGTGTCGAACTGGTCGGCACCGACCCTGATGCCATCAAGCGAGGCATCGAACGGATCCTCGACTCGCCGGCGGACGCAGCGGTGGGTTCAGAGTGTTCGTCGCCCTATGGCGATGGGTTGGCCTCCGCACGTGTTGCCGACGCGCTCATGGGGCGCAGGCCAACCCAGTTTCGTCCTCAGTAA
- a CDS encoding S-layer homology domain-containing protein, with protein sequence MTTGTTPTAATLKGTSTVRARCGGALATLALVLGVLTGVVPGSSAGATGPPPLTGITQITSGAMHSCALLNSGSVRCWGDNGFGQLGNGTTRDASVPLAVAGITNAVAIDSASTSLSTCAVLATGGVRCWGRNHHGQLGNGTTTDSTTPVAVSNITGATSIAAGQDHTCVALSNGEARCWGWNNRGQLGNGTTTDTLVPATVTGLTGAAAVSAGGGHTCAALTDQSVRCWGSNAWGALGNGSSATDSKVPVMVSGISTATAISSGFAHTCATLTSGGVRCWGQNIDGQLGDGTTTDSTTPVAVSNITNATSVSGGYQHSCVRLADGGASCWGYNYAGLLGDGTTTDSTTPVTVSSLGSATKMAAGQSQSCALLSTGQGRCWGYNGSGQLGNGTIAASPLPTVVVGVCEAAPDPGFIDVSTGANYYNAVAWLVRAGITGGTAPGKYSPNAKVTRAQMAVFLWTNAAKPTPTAPHTFTDVPTNSYYSTAVSWLIEAGITGGTAPGKYSPNAKVTRAQMAVFLWTNAAKPTPTAPHTFTDVPTNSYYSTAVSWLIEAGITGGTAPGKYSPNAKVTRAQMAVFLKANTCGPTTA encoded by the coding sequence ATGACGACAGGCACGACGCCCACCGCCGCCACCCTCAAGGGCACGTCGACCGTGCGGGCCAGGTGCGGCGGGGCCCTCGCCACGCTCGCCCTCGTCCTGGGCGTGCTCACCGGGGTCGTTCCCGGTTCGTCTGCAGGAGCCACGGGGCCACCCCCACTCACCGGCATCACCCAAATCACGTCTGGCGCCATGCACTCGTGCGCCCTGCTGAACTCCGGGTCGGTTCGCTGCTGGGGCGACAACGGGTTTGGCCAGCTTGGCAACGGCACCACCAGGGACGCATCCGTCCCACTGGCAGTGGCCGGGATCACCAACGCGGTGGCCATCGACAGCGCCTCCACCAGCCTGAGCACGTGTGCCGTGCTGGCCACCGGTGGCGTCCGCTGCTGGGGTCGGAACCATCACGGTCAACTCGGCAACGGCACCACCACCGACTCCACCACTCCGGTGGCCGTCTCCAACATCACCGGCGCCACCAGCATCGCTGCCGGCCAGGACCATACCTGCGTCGCCCTCAGCAACGGGGAGGCACGCTGCTGGGGGTGGAACAACCGCGGACAGTTGGGCAACGGCACCACCACCGACACGCTGGTGCCCGCCACCGTCACCGGCCTCACCGGAGCGGCGGCCGTTTCCGCCGGTGGCGGCCACACCTGCGCGGCCCTCACCGACCAATCGGTCCGCTGCTGGGGCAGCAACGCCTGGGGTGCGCTCGGCAACGGATCCTCTGCGACCGACTCCAAAGTTCCCGTCATGGTGTCGGGAATCTCAACCGCAACGGCCATCTCCAGCGGCTTCGCGCACACCTGTGCCACCCTCACCTCCGGTGGGGTCCGATGCTGGGGCCAGAACATCGACGGACAACTCGGCGACGGCACCACCACCGACTCGACGACACCGGTGGCCGTCTCCAATATCACCAACGCCACCAGCGTCAGCGGCGGCTACCAACATTCGTGCGTCAGACTCGCGGACGGTGGTGCAAGCTGCTGGGGCTACAACTACGCAGGGCTGCTCGGCGACGGGACCACCACCGATTCGACAACACCTGTAACCGTCAGCAGCCTTGGCAGCGCCACCAAGATGGCCGCAGGTCAGAGCCAGTCGTGCGCGCTGCTCAGCACCGGGCAGGGCCGATGCTGGGGGTACAACGGGTCGGGCCAACTCGGCAACGGCACCATCGCAGCCTCCCCGCTGCCGACGGTGGTGGTTGGCGTTTGCGAAGCCGCCCCGGATCCAGGCTTCATCGACGTTTCCACGGGTGCGAACTACTACAACGCAGTGGCCTGGCTGGTGAGGGCCGGGATCACTGGCGGCACCGCTCCCGGTAAGTACTCGCCCAACGCCAAGGTCACACGCGCCCAAATGGCCGTCTTCCTCTGGACCAACGCCGCGAAGCCCACGCCCACCGCGCCCCACACCTTCACCGACGTCCCCACCAACAGCTACTACAGCACCGCGGTCAGCTGGCTGATCGAAGCCGGCATCACCGGCGGCACCGCACCCGGCAAATACTCACCCAACGCGAAAGTCACACGCGCCCAAATGGCCGTCTTCCTCTGGACCAACGCCGCGAAGCCCACGCCCACCGCGCCCCACACCTTCACCGACGTCCCCACCAACAGCTACTACAGCACCGCGGTCAGCTGGCTGATCGAAGCCGGCATCACCGGCGGCACCGCACCCGGCAAATACTCACCCAACGCCAAGGTCACACGCGCCCAAATGGCGGTTTTCCTGAAAGCCAACACCTGCGGCCCCACCACCGCCTAA
- a CDS encoding glycosyltransferase family 2 protein, which yields MAPPLSSSPAELDVTVVLPVHNEAGHLDAELARIRTSLEASGYSWEIIVVDDASTDGSVDNLVPGNGIRLIRQRVNQGSGGSRRVGTEAARGAVVVWTDADMTYPNDRIAELVGQLEGADQVVGARTTEEGTHKVLRTAAKWLIRRLAQYLASTRIPDLNSGYRAFRRDVAWQYTHLLPKGFSCVTTLTMAFLTNGYTVRYVEIEYRERAGESKFHWYRDTRRYAVQVVRMALSWEPLRLFLPTSLLILLATAIKVLTDFGFGAPQLAVSTMLMATFGGLLLAIGFLADLVVRTSKAPSRVLPAYVVEVPEPDAERGGT from the coding sequence GTGGCCCCACCCTTGTCTTCATCGCCGGCCGAGCTGGATGTCACCGTCGTACTCCCCGTCCACAACGAGGCCGGCCATCTTGACGCCGAACTCGCTCGAATTCGAACGAGCCTGGAGGCGAGCGGGTACTCGTGGGAGATCATCGTTGTCGATGACGCATCCACTGACGGCTCGGTCGACAACCTGGTGCCCGGCAACGGCATCCGGCTGATTCGCCAACGGGTCAACCAAGGCTCGGGCGGTTCGCGCCGGGTGGGAACGGAGGCGGCCCGGGGCGCCGTCGTCGTTTGGACCGATGCCGACATGACCTACCCCAACGACCGGATCGCCGAGTTGGTTGGCCAACTTGAAGGCGCCGACCAGGTCGTGGGCGCTCGAACCACCGAGGAGGGCACTCACAAGGTGCTTCGCACGGCGGCCAAGTGGCTGATCCGGAGGCTGGCGCAGTACCTCGCCAGCACCAGGATCCCCGACCTCAACTCCGGTTATCGCGCGTTTCGACGCGACGTCGCCTGGCAATACACCCACCTGCTCCCCAAAGGTTTCTCCTGCGTCACCACGTTGACGATGGCATTCCTCACCAATGGCTATACCGTTCGCTACGTTGAGATCGAGTACCGGGAGCGCGCAGGCGAATCGAAGTTTCATTGGTACCGGGACACGCGCCGGTATGCGGTTCAGGTCGTTCGGATGGCCCTGTCGTGGGAACCCCTCCGTCTGTTCCTGCCAACCTCGCTGCTGATCCTCCTTGCGACCGCCATCAAGGTGCTCACCGACTTCGGTTTCGGCGCACCACAGCTGGCGGTGTCGACGATGTTGATGGCCACGTTCGGAGGACTCCTCCTGGCAATCGGCTTCTTGGCCGACCTGGTGGTCCGAACCAGTAAGGCGCCCTCGCGCGTGCTCCCCGCCTACGTCGTTGAGGTGCCCGAGCCGGACGCTGAGCGAGGCGGCACTTGA